TTACATGCGTAACCGAGATTATTGACAGACGGCTCCCCGCCTTGAATTCGGCTCTTGCTCCTCGCTCGTCGGTGTAGGTTCCTGGTTTTGAGGATGGGCGTCCGGCGCGATGTCACCTCAACCGGTGCCCTACATGACGTTGCCCAGCCTTGACCGGATCGCGCGAGATGAGCGCGTGGACGAAGATTTTAAGATCTGAATGCCGCGTGGGCCGATGTGGGGATGTCATTGGGTTTCCCAGAAGAGGGTCTGCTATCGGCTCTCGCGGCTCCGGCGGTGGGCCGGGTTCACGGCAGGTGCCGGAGCCCCCTGGacgggcgagggtggggCCGTGTCGGCGTCAACCCGgctcatcctctcccagaaTCTGAGTCTCATCTTCTCGAACAATTTTTATGTTTCAATCGTTGATCATTCTATTTTCTCGACATGTCCAGGATGAGCACTGGTTGGTTGTTAACTTGTTGAAACCAAACGCGCACGTCATGGGCGGGATGAGCATCAGACGAAAGATGTCTCATCCTTCTGCCCGTGTTCCGGGTCCAGTCCGAACACCAAGTCATTGAAGGGTTTGTGACAGGAGGTTTGTCACATGACCGGGCTGCTTATGGCGATCTAGGAATAGATATACAGGTGTGTAGTATTGTGCTTCGGGGGGAGATCATACTGGTGATCAGTGTGTTTTGGTGTGGGATGAAGCAATGGGATTGCACTGCGAAAGAGGCAAGCTGTTGCTATAGAACAACACCAGGCAGAGCCAAAGCCACAAAGCATCTGCCAACTGCCCTTTACCTGGCGTCAGGCTTTAGCTCCTGTCACAGACCAGGTGCCTGTGAAATGGGAATTTCCCTTTTCGTATTTTGCTGCGTGTGGCGGGGAGAGAGTGACATGGCTGTCCATAATGTGGTTGACCAACCATCACGCCAcaccccaccctcccacGGCCAGAGAAAACGGGCCGGCTGAGTACCCGGTTCCCGTGGCTGCCATCCTCTACGAAAGAGGTGTGGTTGGTTAGGGAGACGACCACTTTTACTTCAGGGTTGCCTGGTGGTTGACAAGTTGTTCAAGTCAGACAACGGGGCGTGTAGAATCGGGAAAATCAGTGCATGTATCGGTAGCCCAGATTCCGACACTACAATCCGGGGTCTGGGTCCTTTTGGAACCCAGCCGTGTCCGAGACCATGTATATATATGCGCGCACAGACATATCCCTCTCAACGCGGTAATGGGAAGAGGGAACTTTCCATCACCCAGGCCCAGACCCAGGCCGTGTTTTAATTCGGGGGGTGAActggggaaaaggaggggtaCACTAGGTCCCCCGATTCAGCTGCCAAAATGCACATTTTTCTGTGATTTGTGAAACAgtgggaaagaaagaagaaataCCTAAGCCGATATGCATATTCGTCAGCACAAATTGATGCCAGGCGGCTGATGACATTTGATCGATGGGGCGGTTTTGGTGGCCTTTGGCAGGATTGCATCGGAAGGGGGGCATATCGTACATGACCCGAGACATTTTCGGGATGTGATGGTGAGAATCTGGTTCCCGACGCCATGGGATTTCACGAGATTGACGAGATTTGGTAGTTTAGTTGTCTTGGATGACGGGCGTGGGAAACTCCGGGGCATTCGGGGTTGGGACAAAATAACGTACCTGGCACTAGGTAACTCGATAGTCGATACAGGAAAGCAGCCCGAACCACACCTTCAGGAAGGGTCGAGATGTATTGAAAGATGGTTTTATCAGACACTCACCTATTGCAGGACCGATACTGCTTCCACTTGAATCCAGAGAAATTAGCTTCGTGGCGGGTTATTAACACCATCTCCCAACTTTTCGAACATGGGCCGCATTAAGATTACGGTTATACAATCAAACTAGGTACCAAAACTAGTTTTTGTACCTATATGACAGTGGAAGCTGAAGCTATGTTGTGCCCGTGAAGATTTTCACACCACCTAAGATCCAGTGCCCTCACTTTGATATAAGATAATTCTTcaatctcgacatcaaccacagCTCAGAAGTAACCTGGAAAACAAATGCTCCCGGAATACCAGCCAACCAGTGTTTCTTGAATTTCTTCCCTTCATTGCATTTGGGAGAGGCTACCGGGTATTTAACAAAGCAGAAGCACGCTCCTGAGCCAAACTATAAAGTTGGCAAAATTGTCGAGCATTGTCTATCAGCATGTAGGTAGGGGCTGGGAACAACCAGCGCTCCTTTTGTGGATACTTCACACACCATCTTGAGTCACATGTCAGTAACAaacccagccacaacccTTGAGCGTATGTAAATATGTATGTATTGGCGTCCAAGATGCTTGCCATCCAGGCTCAAGTATTGACACGAAGTAACTAATCTATATACAGAgtcccatcatcacagccATCTCGATCCCGCATGCTTACAAGCACTGGGAGTACCAGTCGTTTCCGTACTTGCAGGTGTAGGGGGCAGCGCAAGTCTTGCAACCGCTGAAGCCAATGCCGTCGCACTGGGCGTACTGGCCGGCGGTGCAACCGCTGGGGGTGGTCTGAACGGGTGCGGCagagctggtgctggtggaggagacgcgggtggtggaggtgacgAGCGTGGTAGAGGAAACGGGGGccggggtggaggtgctgcTGACTCTGGTGCTTGTGCTGCTGGGgacactgctgctgctgctgctgctggaggagccACCGTCACCGGGGATGGGTTGGCCAGGACCGGCGACCGAGGTGGTCAAACTGCCGCTCTCAATATACACGCCGGACCAGTAAAAGTCCTCGTTGGAATCAGGGTAGCCGCTTCTCGGGAGCTCCAAGACACCAACATGCCAGTCTGCGCCGTtggagctggtgctggtcTTGACGGGGGCCACCTTTCTGGTCAGGGGGTCGCTGCCGGTAGAGTGCCAGAAACCGACGGTGCCGGCAGCAAAGTCGATCTCGTAGGCAACGTTGTGCCAGACATCAGCAACCCACTCGACACTCCACTGGGTCTGGCCGCCAACGCACCACCTAAGCAGAGTGTCCGAGATGCCAGGGGCGCCCGAGAGCCAACCGGACTTGAGCTCGGTGAAGTGGCTTTCGAAGAAGGCGATCTGGTGCTCCCTGGTGGTGGCCGGGGCGTTGACGTCCTTTCTCATCAGGGAGAAGTGGTAGTAGACCTTGCCTTGGTTGATGGCAGCGGTGGTCTGGGGGATCAGCTCGGTGCGGCGCATGTTCTGGCCGTTCCAGTAGGCCGTGTTGTCGAGCGTGATCTTGGCTCCCTGCCTGGAACCAGTGTCGGCTGGGTTCTTGTAGTCGGGCGAGAGGTTGACATAGGCCGACACAGGAGAAGACCCGTGGATGTAGTACTGGTATGGGCCAACCTGGTTGCCCCAGGACCACTTGTTCAGGTCGGCAGACGAGGTCATGTCGTTGAAGCGGCCATCCCACAGGATGGTGCCTGCCGAGACAGACAGCACCTGGGCGACGAGACCGGAGAGAACGTGGAACTTCatggtggcagcagggaAGGGTTGACGGCAGAGGTGATGACCAGGGGTGCCGAGAAAGATCCTCTGGTCAAGAGTGACGACAGCGTGGTCGTTGGCATTTTATATGAGAGGCTCTTGTGTGCATGAGGTGCTGGATCAACGGCCCGCTCGGCGGTGCAGGACGGAGGCGGCATCAAGGTCAGAGTTGCACTCtcggagggtggtgctggaggttTCCTGTTCGGTCGTAGTCTCGCAGTGGGGAAGGGCCTCGGAGGTCCCAACAGTGGGGAGTGGTGCATGGCGCCCGGCTTTGCTCCCGATGCCAATGTTGATTTGCACCAATCGCAGTGGCCCATAACACTGTGGCCGGGCTGGCCAAGAGATCGCCAGGCAAAGCTTGGAGGGCTTGGATGGGCTTGGAGAGCTTGTCTCGTCGaccttccacctcccccatcactcTGGATGTCGAGGTTCCGTCTGTCGCATACTGGATATATTAAGGCCCACAGATTTCCGgatgtcaccaccatctgTTCCTGGTTCTGCGGCCACTTTCTACTTTGCCTGAAGTCGGATGATTCCACCTCTCCACGCGCCTGGTCACTGGAACTCTACTTTCAtatgggttagggttggacATGGCAGTGAGGAAGACAACAGGTGCTATTGACGTTCATTACAAACAAATGGGCATCGGTACAAGCAGCGCTTAAACTCCGTACAGAGCACCACCCATGCCGACTTTTCCTGTCGCTTACTTTTTCCATTTTCtgtctccttttccttgaaCTCCTCTTCCGAAAGTCAGATAACACAACCCAACACCGCAACTCCCTACTCCTCACAGACCGAACTCCTACACCAAACTCAAGATACCGTTCACACAGTCTTCAACAATCATCTTTCTCTTCGTCGACGAACTTGGCGGACAGAGACGGCGAAATGACGGCGCACATCTGGGTCTTGATGATCATCTCCCGGTACCTTACCTTACGAGGCAGAATTGGGAGTCGGAGTGGGCTGTGCCACGGGGCCGCGACAGGCGGGGAATCTAGCCGcggtggagggtgatgacggAGAGATGTTGGGGACATATGGGCCCACACCGTGGTTTGGCAAGTGCAGCGGTGGCAGACGGGTGGTGGACGCTTTGCTGGGAGTTGGTAAGGAATCATTGTCGATGGTCTTGACGCTGACTGTATCACCAACAGGTCCCGAACCAGGAAAATAGTAGCGGTATGGAAGGGAGACCGCGGAGGGGGCAACGGGAGCTGAACTTTTATAAGTCACGCTCGGGACAGATGACGCCGTCTGTTGCTGGGGTGCCGGTGGTTCGAACCTCTTCCCGTCGGTGCTGAACAAACCCGGGCAGCGGATCTCGATGTTGCCGCCTGTATTGATGCGGAACTCGCACGAGAGGTAATCATAGCCGCCAACTGGATTAACGGGCAGGATGAAAGGGATCGGCGCGTCAACCTTGCTGCTCTTCCAAGTCCATTTCGTAGGCGTCTTTTCGACCATGTTGTACTTGTGTTGGCGGGCAATGGCCACAATGCAAGAGAACTCCTTCTTATTATCCCACTCAGTGTACTTTGTTTCCATGATGGGATGGCATTGCTCTGGCAGGTAGGTCCCGGGCACCCACAGTTGATAGCGCTGGATCACGGCGTGCATGAAGTCTCGCTTGTATATGAAGTTGCGGTCGTTGGCTTCCTCATAAAACCAGTTTCTGTACTGGTTCCAGATTTCCAAGTCCTTCGTGAACCGGTCGTCAAGGTTCTTGTTTTCCACCATGCGAGCGGTCTcacttttttcttccttaTCCCACCGAGCAACGGCCCGGTTCCAGACAGCTTGTTGATATCTCTGCGAGGATTTCACCCTGCTCGACTTGGCGGCCTCTTCAGCGCCCGGTGCGCTCGAGGCAGTCGATGACGGGGGTGTAACGGATGGACTGCTGGGCTTGATAAATGCCATGGGCAAGTCCACTTGTATAAAACCGCTCACCAAATCATGGTCGTACGTCCTGGTTGCCGGTTTGAACGGGGAAGGGAGAGGTATAACATGAGGTCCAAAAGGAATCGGCAATATCACGattttgttcttcttcttcctcctctcaaaAGGCACGAGTTCGCCATCCTTGTAGACTTGCTCGTTGATTCTTTCGCATCGGGGGTTAGGTACCCTCTGAGGATATGGCGGCCCCGGGAGGACGGCGTCGCGTCTGCCGAGAACAGCCTGGAGGTTTACTTGATGCACTGGCTCAGGGGTTGGTACGGCTGCCGAGGACTTGCTCTCGTGGTGCGTGTGTCCCCAGAAGGGAACAAGTTGCCCTGTGATCGCAAAGaaaccagcccagcccaaacAGAGAGCGGCGAGGCAGAGACAACACGATGTCCTGCCGGTCCCGCGTCTCCTCTGTGCCCAaggtggggggtgttgggggtcgTCGGTGTTCATCGCAAGGTCTGACTTTGTGAAGTCCCGTCAAACGATTGACGGAAAGTCGTGGGCaggaagagaaaagacaTTTCCCACCGCAAGGGGGAAATGTTGTTCTTCAGTCCGCTTGCTATTGTAGCACGAGGCCAGTGTTGTCATCAGGTCACGGCCTTATCAGTATTGGTATGCCTCCGGAGTCCGGATTGTAAACCTACCGGATAGAGATCCATCATGGGACACGATGCGGGGATGGGCGAGAGGGACTGGTTGAGGGCATGGGGCTCAGTTCGTGTGGAGACGAAGTCTGGCCAACTGCTGACTGTTAGCTCCCAGCAGTTCAAGTCGTGGCGGCGCTCAACACTACCTAGCCGCTTCTCCTTGATATCAAAGGGGCCGGACCTCACGGTATCCACCGTTCTCAACTCCGGCGCCAGGCAGCACGTCCGGCACAGATACGAAAAGCCACACAGATGGTAAATCTCTGGTAAATTTTCCCACAGTATGTACATCATAAATTTTCAACGCCAAAACCCAACACACAAGCCCAACCAGACCGCTCCGCTGACCGACCTCGTAAAAAGATATGTGATGCAGAAGATATCCAACTTTCTCCACCACGAAAACAACCACATGCAACCTtaaacaacaccacccagtGATGCAATGGATTTTCCCCATTTGCCCCCCTCATTACCCCCTACACAGCCCGTATCCAGAGCCCCGTGGTCACAACGATTATCCTTTCCTCGCTGCACCTCTCAAAGCCTATCCAGCCATTTACCAAGGCTTGACCTTGCGCAtgctgccctcctccaacagaGCCTTGTGCATGTCGAAGCTGTTGAAGAGCAGGTGAGGCTCGTGGCCCATACCCTTACGCAGGCACTCAAACTCGGCCTTCTCGAAGTAAGCCTTGAGGATAGGCTTGTACACATCGTGGGCGCACTTGTCAATGATCACGCGGGCTCTCTCGCGGGGAGCCAGACCGCGAACGTCGGCAAGACCAGCTTCGGTAACCACAATGTCCAAGTCgtgctcagtctgatcaATGTGAGTGCACATGGGGACAATGCACGAGACACCGTGGGGGTCCGTCTTGGAGGGACGAGTCGAGGGAGTGTGCATGATGGAGTACTTGGCGTTTCTCAAGAAATCAGCCGAGCCACCGAGACCGTTGAGCATGCGGGAGCCCATGACGCAGGTCGAGTTGGCGTGAGCATAAATGTCAACCTCGACGGGGGTGTTCATGCCGATGACACCAAGGCGACGGATGATCTCGGGGGAGTTGGACACCTGCTGagagcggaggaggagcttgtcCTTGTAGGACTCCCAGTTCTTGTAGAAGCGCTTGAAGCCGTCGGGGGAGAAGCGGACAGAGGTAGCGGTGGCGAAGTCGAGGCGACCAGAGTCGAAAAGATCAAGGAAGGTATCCTGGATGACCTCGGTCCACACCTTGAGGTTGCGGAAGTTGGAGTTGTCCAGACCACCAATGACGGCATTGGCTATGTTGCCGATACCGGactggagaggaaggaggttCTTGGGAAGACGGCCGTGCTTCACCTCGTGCTCAAAGAACTCAATCAAGTGGCCGGCAATCTGCTGCGAGCCCTCATCGGcaggggtgttgggggaggtctGATCCTGGTAGTCGGACTCGACGATACCAACAACCTTCTCGGGGTCGATGGGGATCGAGTTGGTACCAATGCGGTCCTCGACCTGGGTGATCAGGTAGGGCttgcggcggggaggaagatcgGTCATGGTGATGTCGTGCAGGCCATCGAAGCTCGGGAGCGAGGTGTTGACCTCAATAATGATCTGAAACACACCATGTCAGTTCGTTGCTAACCACGCCAGACCTTTACAGATGACTTACCTTGTCAGCCATCTGGATCAGCTCGGGAGTGGCACCGACGGAAGCACCGGGGACGATGCTGCCATCCTCCTTGATCTCAGAAGCCTCAACAACCGCCACATCGAGCTTGCCATTTGGCTTGTCCTTGGTGTAGTAGCCATACACAAGGTCGACGGGGAACATGGACAGATGCTTGTCGAAGAAGTTGATGCGGCCCTCGTTGATGCCCTTGGCGATATCCTTGCCGACCTGGTGAGGAGACCGTCTCTCGATCATGTCGAGGGCAGCCCAGCGGTTCTCGGTCTCGGCACCGGACGAGGCGCCGACGAAGAGGCTGTACTTGAGCTGTCCCTGGAGGTTGTTCTTCTCGACATGGTCGGCGAGGAAAACGGGAATCTTCCTGCGCAAGAGGGTCAGTATGGACGGCTAGTGCCTGGCAAAAGAAATTTGACAGAGACATACTTGGGGTAGCCGACACCGGTGAAGCCAGACCAGCCAATGTAGGAGCCATTGGGGAAGTGGTGCAAGAGGTCTTCGGGCTGGCACAGCTTGTTGAGCATCGACGGGCGATGGACGCGCGCCTTGAGCGCAGCCGAAGCTACTCTGGACGCCATTTTGAGCAGTTGGGCtgtgggagagagagaaaaaaagactgaAAACGCCGGGAAAAGAGAGTGGGGCTGCTCAGAGCGACGAAGCTGTCCGCAATGGCTGGCTGGTCAGGGCAGTTCTGAcgcgatggcgatggggcgggttgtggtgaaggaggtggcAGTCGGACACAGAAAGACGACcgaaggaagaaaagagaacaGAGAAAAGCCGCAGGAAAATCACCAGAGATGCAGAGCAGAATTAGTTCCCTCGACACAAACTCGCGCAGACAGGAGGAGCGGCAGTCTGCCCACTTTAATTACTCTACATCATCAGTTGCCCAACAGGTTCATCCCGGTTCAGGGTCTCCATGCCGTGTTGTCTGGGCGGGCCGCCGGCGGGCGCGGAAGCCTTCAAAACTCGAGAGCCCCGCATCTCATCCCATTCACCTCTTTCACTtgccacctctcccccatccttCCAAAACTGCCATTGATTCCGTGTTTTGATTGTTTGAAGCAGTGGAGCCGGCTCATTTCTCTCCAGTATCAATTGTTCTTTTTCCTCATCTGTTTGCTCAAGACTGCCACTTTTGCAAACAGCCCCCCATCTTTTCCTCTAGATCTGCTCGTCTGTGATGTCATCGGGGGAACGGAGGGGGATGACCAATCAGGAAGCAGCAAACGGGCGCGGCAGGCATTCAGCGCCCAGACACAGCAGCCCAGCACCGGTCTCTGCGGGCGCTTCCGTCTGTCCTTGGGATCCCAGAGCTCCGTTGAGCCGCAGCCAGGGTATTAAGCTCGGCTATGTCCCGGCTTGACTCAGCGAACAAGCAACCCCCAATGTATTATTCCAGAGGGAATATCCACGATGATATCCGAGACAACCGCCTGAATACTTCTCCGACCTCTGATTGACTGTCGAGTCCTCGCGCCCACGGCTATTTGCGTCGCCCTCAGCGGAAAGAAGGAGGCCCGCTCCTGGCATTGTGTTGCGCCAAGCTCAAACCGGCATCGAGCCACGCCATCGTCGAGAGAAGAGCTCCACCTTATGGTGCGGCCCACCGGCCCCCGTGGGCGCACCTGTCGATGTGTCCCCAGCGATAGGCGTTGTGCATGGTAGAGACGGTGCAAAGGTGGACAGAAAAGGCATCAAGATGGATcattttgatgatgaacaGGGCCACTTCCCCATGGGCAAGCAAATCTGAAAATCTGGGGTTGAAGACCATTTTATGAACGGTAACCCGGCTGTGCCTGACACCGCTGACCCCCACGACGGGAGCCATGGATGCGCTAATTCTGGAAGCTGCCGGAGTCGGGACACCGGGCTTCCAGACTAACTCCCGCCACGAGGGTAGTCGCTGGTCACCGGTGGTTTGGTCTACTTGGCGGGCCCGTCAACCGGCCATGGCGTCTTGCAGGCTGCTCCGGAGCTTTGGGTTGTTCGGAGTGCCGAGAGGCCGGGTTGTACAAGGCGACACCGCCGTGTAACTGCTATGCTTTATGGCTGCAAAGATTACACATGGATATTGTTCCCCGAGCCTTGGGGCTGTCCTTGCTACATGCAGCCATCAATCGAGGAAAGCATATTATGACGCTTACTATCGTGGTGCACTGAAGGACCTTGCTCCAGTTTGCGATCTGGTCAGATACCTTATACAGGCTGTTGGTGGTATGGACTTGTTGGACATGTTGGTCCATTTGCCCAGGACAATTATCGCTGTTGGGTGAGGGTTACGCCCGAGTCGACAGTATCACCGCGGTCTCTCGTCAAAACAGTGATACCAATCGCAGCCCTGCCACCCACCGCCCAACATTCCAGCTTGTCTACGAGGTGTAACATCGCATCCATGTATTCCGTATGGCACCTGGTGGTTGGATCCATCTACAGGGCGTTTGTATGCTCGTCTGTTTGGCTACTGTTCGAATCCGAAGTTCAGTGAACGGAGGGTCGATGTATCGCGGGGTAGGAATGGCTCGTTGTCGGGTTGCGGGCGCAGTGAGATAGGTAGATCCGAGATAGGGATAGGGACCGGGAGCGATAACGATCATGATGGAGGCACTGGGAGGCTGGAGCGGTCGGAAGTCGGGAGTTGAGATAGCTCGTTTGGTGGGAGTCGGTGGACGGCACTTGGGCGTGTTCAGTCGAGGGAACGTTACATGACGCGTGAAGCAACGCGTCTGATTGGTCAGACTCGAGGACGGCCTACCCCACGCTGCCCACAATTTGAACGGTTTTATGCGGCGGGGATTTGGCTCCCGCAATCTTGGCTTCAAAAGAGCGGGGAGAGACGCCTGGGCATCTGTGCTCTTGCGGCGCTTCCCCGCCACTTCTCGGCTCCTTCCTAAACAGAACGTCCTACCATCGATCAATCATCCAATTGTTCAACGTCTTTTGCTCAGCGTCCACAAGCCTTGCCATGTCCATTCGGTCCGGTCTGTGATCCTGCCCAGTCGCTCCCATCTGCGAGCACACGAGCATCATCTACCACCATGTGATGCTCTCAAGAGGGACTGATATCTATTCAATGGGGGAGAGATAGACAATCATGACATCGTGGAATGAAGCACCTTGACGCCACGGTCTGCTCATGGCGCGTCGGTACTACCTAGCCTACACATCACAGACCTCTCagctcaacaccacagccCAGTCATACGTAGCAAGGATGGAAGCTGTTCGTTGCAGAGCATCTCAGCTGTCCATCAGGCAGTTGCTTCCCGGACTTGGGGATCTACCTACCAGACAGTCCAGAGCATCCTTCTGCAACCACACCGCAAACACAGGAGCAAAACAGTAGTAGTAGC
The window above is part of the Podospora bellae-mahoneyi strain CBS 112042 chromosome 3, whole genome shotgun sequence genome. Proteins encoded here:
- a CDS encoding hypothetical protein (EggNog:ENOG503NY5R; CAZy:GH131; COG:S) codes for the protein MKFHVLSGLVAQVLSVSAGTILWDGRFNDMTSSADLNKWSWGNQVGPYQYYIHGSSPVSAYVNLSPDYKNPADTGSRQGAKITLDNTAYWNGQNMRRTELIPQTTAAINQGKVYYHFSLMRKDVNAPATTREHQIAFFESHFTELKSGWLSGAPGISDTLLRWCVGGQTQWSVEWVADVWHNVAYEIDFAAGTVGFWHSTGSDPLTRKVAPVKTSTSSNGADWHVGVLELPRSGYPDSNEDFYWSGVYIESGSLTTSVAGPGQPIPGDGGSSSSSSSSSVPSSTSTRVSSTSTPAPVSSTTLVTSTTRVSSTSTSSAAPVQTTPSGCTAGQYAQCDGIGFSGCKTCAAPYTCKYGNDWYSQCL
- the ACH1 gene encoding acetyl-CoA hydrolase (EggNog:ENOG503NUMA; COG:C) — translated: MASRVASAALKARVHRPSMLNKLCQPEDLLHHFPNGSYIGWSGFTGVGYPKKIPVFLADHVEKNNLQGQLKYSLFVGASSGAETENRWAALDMIERRSPHQVGKDIAKGINEGRINFFDKHLSMFPVDLVYGYYTKDKPNGKLDVAVVEASEIKEDGSIVPGASVGATPELIQMADKIIIEVNTSLPSFDGLHDITMTDLPPRRKPYLITQVEDRIGTNSIPIDPEKVVGIVESDYQDQTSPNTPADEGSQQIAGHLIEFFEHEVKHGRLPKNLLPLQSGIGNIANAVIGGLDNSNFRNLKVWTEVIQDTFLDLFDSGRLDFATATSVRFSPDGFKRFYKNWESYKDKLLLRSQQVSNSPEIIRRLGVIGMNTPVEVDIYAHANSTCVMGSRMLNGLGGSADFLRNAKYSIMHTPSTRPSKTDPHGVSCIVPMCTHIDQTEHDLDIVVTEAGLADVRGLAPRERARVIIDKCAHDVYKPILKAYFEKAEFECLRKGMGHEPHLLFNSFDMHKALLEEGSMRKVKPW